The Flavobacteriales bacterium genomic sequence GGCGCCAATCAAAACGGGGTGGAAGGGTGCACCCCGGGCGCATTTACCTTCTGTCGCACCGGTGAAATGAATATGCCGTTGACAGTGCATTATGAGATTGGTGGAACCGCTACAAACGGGGTAGACTATCAGACCATTCCCGATAGCGTGGTGATACCGGCCAACCAATCTTGCGTCGAAGTGCAAATCATTCCCAATGCAGATAACGACGAAGAGCTGAATGAATTTGTTCAGATCGTTTACCAACGCGGTAGCTGTCCGGTTTACGATACCATTAATATTGAAATTGATGACCCGGCGGTGATCGATGCGGGCCCGGATGTCAATGTCTGCTCCGGCGACATTGTACAGATCGGGAATGTGCTGGATCCGTCTTATACCTATTCATGGTCTCCCACCACCGGGCTGACCACTCCTAATTCTTCTACATCTAACCTGGTACTGGCTGTGGCAGGTACAAATCCTGTGTCATTTACCTACATTCTTACTGCCACTTCACCCGATGGTTGTGTGTTAACAGATAGTTTGGATGTTAGCGTCAATCCTCCACCTGACGCAGACTTTTCCTTTCAGACAGGTTGTACCAATCTGCCCACAACTTTCCAGGATGTCTCTACCAGCATGGGAGGTAATATTTCCAAGTGGCTATGGGATTTTGGGGATAACTTCTTCGATACGGTTCCGGATCCTGAACATTCATATAACCGGGCGGGTACGTATACTGTAACGCTTACCGTAACCGATGAATTTGGTTGCACAGGATCCACAACCCAAACCCTTCAGATCTGGTCTCTTCCCGTAGCCAACTTCACAGTGAACGAACCCTGTGAAGGAGATACATCCTTCTTTATCAACCAAACCACCCTTGCAGATCCGAGCGATGCCATTGGCGTTTCTGATTGGGATTTCGGCGATGCATCACCTCATGGAACCGCCCAGAATCCGAACCACATCTATAAGACTTCCGGTACCTATTTCGTAACGTTGAATATTTCCTCAGTGAATGGTTGTCCAGGTTCCATCACAAAGGCTGTGATCATTCAACCCAAACCGACTGCTCAATTGCTTGTCACGGATATTTGTCAGAATGAGACAGCTGTGATGTATAACCGCTCCATAGGGTTAACGGGCGGTACCTGGGTATGGGATTTTGGTGATGGCACCACCAGTGATACCCTTAATCCCAATCATCAGTACGCCAACGATGGAGATTACACGGTTAAACTCCATGTGTCAAGTTTCTATGGGTGTGAAGACAGTACCGAAGCGCAGATCACCGTATTCCCTATGCCCGAGCCCAGGTTCTTCCTGGATAGCATTGCGGGATGCGCCCCCCTTTGCATTGTGTTCAATGATGCAACAGACGAGGGGCAGGCAACGATTGATCAATGGGGCTGGATATTCGGAAACCATGTGGAGGCAGGAAAAGATGTGACGTACTGTTTCGATGAAGACGGAAGTTTTTCGCCCGGTCTCATGATCGTGACAGACGATGGTTGTTCCGATACTGTGTTCAGGCAAAACCTTATTACAGTATATCCGCAACCGGATGCCGGAATCAGTATCACCCCTCCCGTGGTAGATGATATTAATCCTGTGGTGTATATCACAGATGAGTCCAATGGTGGGACCCTTTGGATATGGGATTACGGCGACGGTGAAGTGGATACCACCACCACGAACCCTAATCCCATACGTACGTATGATGAGCCGGGCACTTATACCATTACTCAAACCGTGGTTAACGATTATGGCTGTATGGATACCGCACGCAAGTACGTTGTGGTGCGGGAACTTTCAACCGTATATATTCCCAATGCCTTTACGCCACAAGGCGATGGCATCAACGAAGGATTCATACCCAAAGCGACGGGTATTTTTGCAGAGGCGGATTTCAAAATGTACATCCTCGATCGCTGGGGAAATACCATTTATGAGTCCCATTCATTGAATGATCCCTGGGACGGTAAGGTTTACGGACCGGGGAACAAAATCGTACAAAACGACGTGTACGTATACATTTGCAGGTTCTTCAAAAAGGATAATGGTGAGTTGCTTCGCGAAATGGTCGGAAGTGTAACTGTAATCAGGTAAGCCTATGTGCTCGCAAACCCTCTATCGTAAAACAAGGACCATGGCGCTGGTCTTGATATGCTGCTTGGCGGCATATGCACCCGCGGGAGCCCAGACTCCCAAGCCATCTACTTGTGATAACCTCGATTTCAGCAGAGGGGATTTCACCAACTGGGTGGGGCGGACCACGGTGTATAAGCCGGGAAGTTTTGACTCGAATAATTGCAATCAACAGAATCGACCTACCGTCACATGTCCGGATGGTACCGGGCCTTCCTGTAACGGATGTTATTCATTGCCGGGTTTGCAAATACCTATGCCCGGAGCATGTAACAACTGTTTCAACCCCCCAATGAACAGACCCGGTGACTACTACAACAATATTGGGATTTTTCCTGGAAGACATACCCTCATCACAACTTCCACCCCGGATCCGATGACGTGTAATAATGTGATGACCTTGCCGCCGAATGAAAATATTTGCGTGAGGTTGGGTAACGGTGGTATCGGTCCGTGGGGTACCGGTGTGGGTTGGGAGATCGACTACCTCAGCTACTCATTTACCGTAGGTCCGGACAACCAATTGCTGACCTATAAATATGCGGTGGTGCTGCAAGATCCATTGCGTGACCCGAACAATCCGGCACATACGGATTCCATTCGCCCGCGATTCAATGTGTACATCACCAACGATGCTACAGGTGAACTGATTGACCCTACATGCGGCCAGTTTGAAGTGGTGTATGATACCACACTCACCGGATTCCGGGAATGTTCTTATAATGATATAACGGGTTTTGGCGGCAGGCCTTTTTCAACTGTCGGAACAGCCTACCGCGCATGGACAACCGTTGGCGTGGATCTGCGTGCATTCATAGGTCAACCGGTTACCATTACATTCAACACGTGGGATTGCGGTTGGGGCGGACACTTCGGTTACGCCTATGTAACCGCACGTTGCGATTCACTCGGCCTACAGGTACAGAACTGTACACCCGGAGGAACCGTGACTGTTACCGCCCCCGAAGGATTCGCTTATGAGTGGTTCAACGGGGAAAGCACCCGAAGCATTCTGCTCTCAGGAGTAAGTCCGGGTGATTCCGTATGGTGCACACTTACCAGCCGCAG encodes the following:
- a CDS encoding choice-of-anchor L domain-containing protein; this translates as MQSQSRAQLVVNNNLTPLQLANQIVGVGFDVMNVVLNCPNGAVGYFDATATPMAIPNGILFTTGSTQTAVGPNNSVSAGVNNGTAGDNQLDVLANTPTYDACVLEFDLIPYCDTLRINYAFASEEYPEFVGREFNDVFAFYVSGPGIVGAQNIALVPGTTLPVSINNINQNVNSQFYYNNQGGTAIQYDAFTWPLVGKIAVIPCETYHLKIGIADVEDGIFDSGIFIQSNSVQCVPFVFNEVGANQNGVEGCTPGAFTFCRTGEMNMPLTVHYEIGGTATNGVDYQTIPDSVVIPANQSCVEVQIIPNADNDEELNEFVQIVYQRGSCPVYDTINIEIDDPAVIDAGPDVNVCSGDIVQIGNVLDPSYTYSWSPTTGLTTPNSSTSNLVLAVAGTNPVSFTYILTATSPDGCVLTDSLDVSVNPPPDADFSFQTGCTNLPTTFQDVSTSMGGNISKWLWDFGDNFFDTVPDPEHSYNRAGTYTVTLTVTDEFGCTGSTTQTLQIWSLPVANFTVNEPCEGDTSFFINQTTLADPSDAIGVSDWDFGDASPHGTAQNPNHIYKTSGTYFVTLNISSVNGCPGSITKAVIIQPKPTAQLLVTDICQNETAVMYNRSIGLTGGTWVWDFGDGTTSDTLNPNHQYANDGDYTVKLHVSSFYGCEDSTEAQITVFPMPEPRFFLDSIAGCAPLCIVFNDATDEGQATIDQWGWIFGNHVEAGKDVTYCFDEDGSFSPGLMIVTDDGCSDTVFRQNLITVYPQPDAGISITPPVVDDINPVVYITDESNGGTLWIWDYGDGEVDTTTTNPNPIRTYDEPGTYTITQTVVNDYGCMDTARKYVVVRELSTVYIPNAFTPQGDGINEGFIPKATGIFAEADFKMYILDRWGNTIYESHSLNDPWDGKVYGPGNKIVQNDVYVYICRFFKKDNGELLREMVGSVTVIR